A single genomic interval of Diceros bicornis minor isolate mBicDic1 chromosome 12 unlocalized genomic scaffold, mDicBic1.mat.cur SUPER_12_unloc_2, whole genome shotgun sequence harbors:
- the LOC131401637 gene encoding adhesion G protein-coupled receptor E1-like: MPIGFDFPTPRLGGSTPRLFPSRWWVTWWQPQTIPGSVSHEDNSHLPEPYPLQTFSSRLLTFKAFAQLFILGSSRVLGIFQIGPLAGIMAYLFTIINSLQGAFIFLIHCLLNRRVREDYRRWITRKTTPGSQSQTSGVILTSFAFTSKTG, encoded by the exons ATGCCTATAGGATTCGATTTCCCTACACCTAGGCTTGGAGGCTCCACCCCACGTTTATTTCCATCTAGGTGGTGGGTCACATGGTGGCAGCCTCAGACCATTCCTGGGAGTGTGTCCCATGAGGACAACAGCCACCTCCCAGAACCTTATCCTCTGCAAACCTTCTCCTCCAGGTTATTGACATTCAAGGCATTTGCCCAGCTCTTCATCTTGGGGAGCTCCCGGGTGTTGGGCATTTTCCAGATTGGACCCTTGGCTGGTATCATGGCCTACCTGTTCACCATCATCAACAGCCTGCAGGGGGCCTTCATCTTCCTCATTCACTGTCTGCTCAACCGCCGG GTACGGGAAGATTACAGAAGATGGATTACCAGGAAGACCACACCCGGATCCCAGTCCCAGACATCAGGGGTCATACTGACATCCTTTGCCTTCACTTCCAAAACG GGTTaa